The Streptomyces taklimakanensis nucleotide sequence GGAGTGAAGTAGACGGCCGAGTGGAGGGGGTTGACGACGTTGTGGCAGCGTCGTCCGGCGCGTGCGGGAAGGGACGTCATGCCCGCACGTTACCCGCCGGTAAGGGGCCAGGTGAAGGCCGGGGAGCGGCGCTCCAGGAAGGCGGCGACCCCCTCGGCGGTCTCGCCGCTCTCCCGGGCCCGGCGGTCCCAGTGGGCGACCCGCTCCGGGGCGACGGGACCGTGCGCGAGGCCGTCCGCGAACTCCTTGGCCGCCGCCTGCGTGAGCTGTGAGCGCGACACCAGCAGGCGGGTGAACTCCACCACCCTGCCGTCGAGTTCGTCCCGCGGGAGCACCTCGTCGACCAGGCCGGCGCGCAGGGCCCGCTCGGTGCCGATCAACTCGCCGGAGAACAGCAGGTACTTGGCGGTGGCCGGACCCACCAGGGAGACCAGACGCCGGGTGGCGGAGGCCGCGTAGACGATGCCGAGCTTCGCGGGAGTGATGCCGAAAAGGGCCCCCTCGGCG carries:
- a CDS encoding enoyl-CoA hydratase/isomerase family protein, coding for MPQDTEPALLTSVEGGVATLVIRNPAKRNAMTPAMWRRMPEVLGRLAGDPTVRALVLTGEGDTFCAGADISALRDGGEESRGLAVAAEEALAAFPRPTLAAVRGHCVGGGCQLAAACDLRFAAEGALFGITPAKLGIVYAASATRRLVSLVGPATAKYLLFSGELIGTERALRAGLVDEVLPRDELDGRVVEFTRLLVSRSQLTQAAAKEFADGLAHGPVAPERVAHWDRRARESGETAEGVAAFLERRSPAFTWPLTGG